gagctactggggctgctagagctgctgtagctactggggctgctagagctgctggagctactggggctgctagagctgctggagctactggggctgctagagctgctagagctactggggctgctagagctgttggagctgctggagctactggggctggagctgctggagctactggagctactggggctgatggagctgctggagctactggggctgctagagctgatggagctgctggagctgctagagctgatggagctgctggagctactggggctactttggctgctggagctactggggctgctagagctgctggagctactggggctgctagagctgttggagctgctggagctactggggctggagctgctagagctgatggagctactggagctgatagagctgctggagctactggggctgctagagctgatggagctgctggagctgctagagctgatggagctgctggagctactggggctactttggctgctggagctactggggctgctagagctgctggagctactggggctgctagagctgttggagctgctggagctactagggctagagctgctggagctactggggctgctagagctgctggagctactggggctgctagagctgctggagctggagctactggggctggagctactggagctactggggctgctagagctgctggagctactggggctgctagagctgctggagctactggggctgctagagctgttggagctgctggagctactggggctgggctgctggagctactggagctactggggctgatggagctgctggagctactggggctgctagagctgatggagctactggggctggagctgctggagctgatggagctactaggctggagctactggagctactggggctggagctgctagagctgctggagctactggggctgctagagctgctggagctactggggctgctagagctgatggagctactggggctggagctgctggagctgatggagctactagggctggaggtactggagctactggggctgctagagctgctggagctactggggctgctagagctgatggagctactggggctgctagagctgttggagctactggggctgctagagctgatggagctactggggctggagctgctggagctgatgGAGCTACTAGGGCTGCTagagctactggagctactggggctgctagagctgatggagctactggggctggagctgctggagctgatgGGCTGCtgctactggagctactggggctgctggagctgctggagctactggggctgctagagctgatggagctactggggctgctagagctgctggagctactggggctggagctgctggagctgatggagctactggggctggagctgctggagctactggagctactggggctgctagagctactggagctgatggagctgctggagctgatggagctactagggctggagctactggggctgctagagctgctggagctactggggctgctagagctgatggagctactggggctgctagagctgctggagctactggggctggagctgctggagctgatggagctactggggctggagctgctggagctactggagctactggggctgctagagctgctggagctactggggctgctagagctgttggagctgctggagctactagggctggagctgctggagctactggagctactggggctgatggagctgctggagctactggggctgctagagctgttggagctgctggagctactggggctggagctgctggagctactggagctgctggggctgctagagctggagctactggggctggagctgctggagctactggagctactggggctgctagagctgctggagctactggggctgctagagctgctggagctactgatgctgctagagctgatggagctgctggagctgctagagctgatggagctgctggagctactggggctactttggctgctggagctactggggctgctagagctgctggagctactggggctgctagagctgttggagctgctggGGCTGctggggctggagctgctggagctgatggagctactggagctgctagagctgctggagctactggggctgctagagctgatggagctgctggagctgctagagctgatggagctgctggagctactggggctactttggctgctggagctactggggctgctagagctgctggagctactggggctggagctgctggagctactggggctgctagagctgctggagctactggggctgctagagctgctggagctactggggctgctagagctgctggagctactggggctgctagagctgctggagctactggggctgctagagctgatggagctactggggctggagctgctggagctgatggagctactggggctggaggctggagctactggggctgctagagctgctggagctactggggctgctagagctgatggagctactggggctgctagagctgttggagctactggggctgctagagctgatggagctactggggctggagctgctggagctgatggagctactggggctgctagagctgctggagctactggggctgctagagctgatggagctactggggctggagctgctggagctgatggagctactggggctggagctactggagctactggggctgctagagctgctggagctactggggctgctagagctgatggagctactggggctgctagagctgctggagctactggggctggagctactggagctactggggctgctggagctactggagctactggggctgctgctagagctgctggagctgctggaggAGCTggtgctggagctactggggctgctagagctgctggagctactggggctgctagagctgatggagctactggggctgctagagctgctggagctactggggctggagctgctggagctgatggagctactggggctggagctgctggagctactggagctactggggctgctagagctgctggagctactggggctgctagagctgttggagctgctggagctactggggctggagctgctggagctactggagctactggggctgctggagctgctggagctgctggggctgctagagctgttggagctgctgCTGCTACTGgaggctggagctgctggagctactggagctactggggctgctagagctgatggagctactggggctggagctgctggagctactggagctactggggctgctagagctgctggagctactggggctgctagagctgctggagctactggggctgctagagctgatggagctgctggagctgctagagctgatggagctgctggagctactggggctactttggctgctggagctactggggctgctagagctgctggagctactggggctgctagagctgttggagctgctggagctactggggctggagctgctggagctgatggagctactggagctgctagagctgctggagctactggggctgctagagctgctggagctgctggagctgctggagctgatggagctgctggagctactggggctactttggctgctggagctactggggctgctagagctgctggagctactggggctgctagagctgttggagctgctggagctactggggctagagctgctggagctactggggctgctagagctgttggagctgctggagctactggggctggagctgctggagctactggaccTACTGGggctgatggagctgctggagctactggggctgctagagctgatggagctactggggctggagctgctggagctgctggagctactggggctggagctactggagctactggggctgctagagctgctggagctgatggagctgctggagctactggggctactttggctgctggagctactggggctgctagagctgctggagctactggggctgctagagctgttggagctgctggagctactagggctggagctgctagagctgatggagctactggagctgctagagctgatggagctactggggctgctagagctgctggagctgctggagctactagggctggagctgctggagctactggagctactggggctgctagagctgctggagctactggggctgctagagctgttggagctgctggagctactggggctggagctgctggagctactggagctactggggctgctagagctgctggagctactggggctgctgctgaggagctgctggagctactggggctgctagagctgatggagctgctggagctactggggctgctagagctgctggagctgctggagctggctggagctgctggagctactggggctactttggctgctggagctactggggctgctggagctgctggagctactggggctgctagagctgttggagctgctggagctactggggctggagctgctagagctgatggagctactggggctgctagagctgctggagctactggggctggagctgctggagctgatggagctactggggctggagctgctggagctactggagctactggggctgctagagctgctggagctactggggctgctagagctgttggagctgctggagctactggggctggagctgctggagctactggagctactggggctgatagagctgctggagctactggggctgctagagctgatggagctgctggggttcgagctgctggagctactggggctggagctgctggagctactggggctgctagagctgctgagctactggggctgctagagctgctggagctactggggctgctagagctactggagctactggggctgctagagctgctggagctactggggctgctagagctgctggagctgctgctactggggctggagctgctggagctactgagggctggagctgctggagctactggagctactggggctgatggagctgctggagctactggggctgctagagctgatggagctgctggagctgctagagctgatggagctgctggagctactggggctactttggctgctggagctactggggctgctagagctgctggagctactggggctgctagagctgttggagctgctggagctgggagagctggagctgctggagctgatggagctactggggctgctagagctgctggagctactggggctgctggagctgctggagctgctggagctgatggagctgctggagctactggggctactttggctgctggagctactggggctgctagagctgctggagctactggggctgctagagctgttggagctgctggagctactggggctggggctgctggagctactggagctactggggctgctagagctgttggagctgctggagctactagggctggagctgctggagctactggaccTACTGGggctgatggagctgctggagctactggggctgctagagctgatggagctactggggctggagctgctggagctgctggagctactgggggctggagctgctggagctactggggctgctagagctgctggagctgatggagctgctggagctactggggctagggctggagctgctggagctactggggctggagctgctggagctactggagctactggggctgatggagctgctggagctactggggctgctagagctgatggagctgctggagctgctagagctgatggagctgctggagctactggggctactttggctgctggagctactggggctgctagagctgctggagctactggggctgctagagctgttggagctgctggagctactagggctggagctgctggagctgatggagctactggagctgctagagctgctggagctactggggctgctagagctgatggagctgctggagctgctagagctgatggagctgctggagctactggggctactttggctgctggagctactggggctgctagagctgctggagctactggggctgctagagctgttggagctgctggagctactggggctggagctgctggagctactggagctactggggctgctagagctgttggagctgctggagctactggggctgctagggctgctggagctactggaccTACTGGggctgatggagctgctggagctactggggctgctagagctgatggagctactggggctggtggagctgctggagctgctggagctactagggctggagctactggagctactggggctgctagagctgctggagctgatggagctgctggagctactggggctactttggctgctggagctactggggctgctagagctgctggagctactggggctgctagagctgttggagctgctggagctactagggctggagctgctggagctgctggagctactggagctgctagagctgatggagctactggggctgctagagctgttggagctgctggagctactagggctggagctgctggagctactggagctactggggctgctagagctgctggagctactggggctgctagagctgttggagctgctggagctactggggctggagctgctggagctactggagctactggagctgctagagctgctggagctactggggctgctagagctgatggagctgctggagctactggggctgctagagctgatggagctgctggagctactggggctgctagagctgatggagctgctggagctactggggctactttggctgctggagctactggggctgctagagctgctggagctactggggctgctagagctgttggagctgctggagctactggggctggagctgctggagctactggggctgctagagctgctggagctactggggctgctagagctgttggagctgctggaggggctggagctactggagctactggagctactggggctgctagagctgctggagctactggggctgctagagttgatggagctactggggctgctagagctgttggagctgctggagctactagggctggagctgctggagctactggggctgctagagctgatggagctactggggctggagctgctggagctgatggagctactagggctggagctactggagctactggggctgctagagctgctggagctactggggctgctagagctgttggagctgcttgagctactagggctggagctgctggagctactggaactactggggctgctagagctgctggagctgctggagctactttggctggagctgctggagctactggagctactggggctgctagagctgctggagctactggggctgctagagctgttggagctgctggagctactggggctggagctgctggagctactggagctactggggctgctagagctgctggagctactggggctgctagagctgatggagctactggggctgctagagctactggggctactggggctggagctgctggagctactggagctactggggctgatggagctgctggagctactggggctgctagagctgatggagctgctggagctactggggctggagctgctggagctgatggagctactggggctgctgctggagctgctggagctactggagctactggggctgctagagctgctggagctactggggctgctagagctgttggagctgctggagctactggggctggagctgctagagctgatggagctactggggctgctagagctgctggagctactggggctggagctggtggagctgctggagctagcgctgctggagctgctggagctactggggctggagctgctagagctgatggagctactggggctgctagagctgctggagctactggggctggagctaCTGGGCTGCTagagctactggagctactggggctgctagagctgttggagctgctggagctactggctggagctgctggagctactggagctactggggctgctagagctgctggagctactggggctgctagagctgttggagctgctggagctactggggctggagctgctggagctactggagctactggggctgctagagctgctggagctactggggctgctagagctgatggagctactggggctgctagagctgttggagctgctggagctactggggctgctagagctgctggagctactggggctggagctactggggctgctagagctactggagctactggggctgctagagctgttggagctgctggagctctttggctggagctgctggagctactggagctactggggctgctagagctgctggagctactggggctgctagagctgttggagctgctggagctactagggctggagctgctggagctactggagctactggggctgctagagctgctggagctactggggctgctagagctgatggagctactggggctgctagagctgttggagctgctggagctactggggctggagctgctggagctactggagctactggagctactggggctgatggagctgctggagctactggggctgctagagctgatggagctgctggagctactggggctggagctgctggagctgatggagctactagggctggagctgctggagctactggagctactggggctgctagagctgctggagctactggggctgctagagctgttggagctgctggagctactagggctggagctgctagagctgatggagctactggggctgctagagctgctggagctactggggctggagctgctggagctactggggctgctagagctgttggagctgctggagctactggggctggagctgctggagctgatggagctactggggctgctagagctgctggagctactggggctggagctactggggctgctagagctactggagctactggggctgctagagctgttggagctgctggagctactggcgctagctggggctgctagagctgctggagctactggggctgctagagctgttggagctgctggagctactggggctggagttgctggagctactggagctactggggctgctagagctgctggagctactggggctgctagagctactggagctactggggctgctagagctgttggagctgctggagctactttggctggagctgctggagctactggagctactggggctgctagagctgctggagctactggggctgctagagctgttggagctgctggagctactggggctggagctgctggagctgctggagctactggggctgctagagctgctggagctactggggctgctagagctgatggagctactggagctactggggctgatggagctgctggagctactggggctgctagagctgatggagctgctggagctactggggctggagctgctggagctgatggagctactagggctggagctgctggagctactggagctactggggctgctagagctgctggagctactggggctgctagagctgttggagctgctggagctactggggctggagctgctggagctgatggagctactggggctgctagagctgctggagctactggctgctggagctgctggagctactggggctgctagagctgttggagctgctggagctactagggctggagctgctagagctgatggagctactggggctgctagagctgctggagctactggggctggagctaccggggctgctagagctactggagctactggggctgctagagctgttggagctgctggagctactttggctggagctgctggagctactggagctactggggctgctagagctgctggagctactggggctgctagagctgttggagctgctggagctactggggctggagttgctggagctactggagctactggggctgctagagctgctggagctactggggctgctagagctgatggagctactggggctgctagagctgttggagctgctggagctactggggctgctagagctgctggagctactggggctggagctactggggctgctagagctagctggagctactggggctgctagagctgttggagctgctggagctactttggctggagctgctggagctactggagctactggggctgctagagctgctggagctactggggctgcta
Above is a genomic segment from Amphiura filiformis chromosome 10, Afil_fr2py, whole genome shotgun sequence containing:
- the LOC140161941 gene encoding uncharacterized protein; translated protein: MEQRRQRRQQQRPLAAPTVLAAPAAPSAPVAPAAPAVPVAPVALAAPAAPVVVAAAVAPAAVPAAAVAPAVPVAPSSSPSSSSSSSSSSPSSSISSSSSSPSSSSSSSSPSSSISSSSSSSSSPSSSSPSSSSSSSSPSSSSSSNSSSSPSSSSSSPSSSSSSSSSSQSSSSSSNSSSSPSSSSSSSSSSSPSSPSSSSSPSSSISSSSPSSSSSSSSPSSSSSSSSSSPSSSSSSNSSSSPSSSSSSSSPSSSSSSSSSPSSSSSSSSSSPSSSISSSSPSSSSSSSSSSLISSSSPSSSSSSSSPSSSSTSSSSSSSSSSSSPSSSSSSSSPSSSSSSSPSSSSSSSSPSSSISSSSPSSSSSSSSPSSSSSSSPSSSISSSSSSPSSSISSSSPSSSSSSSSPSSPSSSNSSSSPSSSSSSSSPSSSSSQKKRMSLRVGSEMVTDLDFADVIALLSEEIKQAQELL